One window of the Acinetobacter equi genome contains the following:
- a CDS encoding ribonuclease E inhibitor RraB, with translation MARDYQQFPDDDNGNVLWQMYEDGDDLTEAHEIEFSLAFQSQENAEACALSLLKEEQKITLFQDEDTNEWFITIYVYMEPDYSDIVDLEDWFTKIATQYHGEYDGWGCMAYVYDDDLDEDTQPI, from the coding sequence ATGGCTCGTGATTATCAACAATTTCCAGATGATGACAATGGTAATGTACTTTGGCAAATGTATGAAGATGGAGATGATTTAACAGAAGCACATGAAATTGAATTTTCCCTTGCTTTTCAAAGTCAAGAAAATGCGGAAGCTTGTGCATTATCCTTATTGAAAGAAGAGCAAAAAATCACCCTTTTTCAAGATGAGGACACCAATGAATGGTTTATTACCATTTATGTTTATATGGAACCTGATTATTCCGATATTGTCGATTTAGAAGATTGGTTTACTAAAATTGCAACACAATATCATGGTGAATATGATGGATGGGGGTGTATGGCATATGTATATGATGATGATTTAGATGAGGATACTCAGCCCATTTAA
- a CDS encoding zinc ribbon domain-containing protein YjdM gives MSLPNCPKCQSEYTYEDGELLICPECSYEWKEGEVSEQDVETIIKDTNGNVLVDGDTVTVIKDLKVKGSSSVVKVGTKVKNIRLLTDSADGHDIDCKIDGFGAMKLKSEYVKKV, from the coding sequence ATGTCTTTACCAAATTGTCCAAAATGCCAATCAGAATATACATACGAAGATGGTGAATTATTGATTTGTCCAGAATGCTCTTATGAATGGAAAGAGGGAGAAGTTTCAGAACAAGATGTTGAAACGATTATTAAAGATACAAATGGTAATGTTTTAGTTGATGGTGATACTGTTACAGTAATCAAAGACTTAAAAGTGAAAGGTTCTTCATCTGTAGTAAAAGTGGGGACAAAAGTTAAAAATATTCGTTTATTAACAGATTCTGCTGATGGACATGATATCGATTGTAAAATTGATGGCTTTGGTGCAATGAAATTAAAGTCTGAATATGTCAAAAAAGTATAA
- a CDS encoding 5-carboxymethyl-2-hydroxymuconate Delta-isomerase has translation MPHIHVEYSDNIENFEAKPLLTALNQCLVVGEYATAVDIKSRAMCQKDYVIGINEQSQGYVHVKISLLTGRSLEIRQAISEKALGVLIEYLPKQSKVEIQACIEIIEMPKETYSKKIIQVY, from the coding sequence ATGCCTCATATCCATGTTGAATATTCAGATAATATTGAAAATTTTGAAGCAAAACCTTTACTCACTGCACTTAATCAATGTTTAGTTGTCGGAGAATATGCAACTGCTGTTGATATAAAAAGTAGAGCAATGTGCCAAAAGGATTATGTTATTGGTATTAATGAACAAAGCCAAGGCTATGTTCATGTTAAAATTTCTTTATTAACTGGACGCTCACTAGAAATTCGACAAGCAATTTCGGAAAAAGCTTTAGGTGTTTTAATTGAATATTTACCTAAGCAATCGAAAGTTGAAATTCAAGCATGTATTGAAATTATAGAAATGCCAAAAGAAACATATAGTAAAAAAATTATACAAGTGTATTAA
- a CDS encoding DUF2939 domain-containing protein gives MKKFITVIILLFSIVLISWIGSAYWSLYQIMQAVENNQPEKLHKYINFPRVQQSLTLQIEEKFVEAMGFDNVSNRYTVLGKKINSLISHQLVENLVTPESICSLMQGNLLHDSYLKELNYLIESHNSINLLNGKKNTNLDKQIVTNTDKKILKISILAWNKFIVYFDLKNKYTTKVTLQPFDWTWKVVDISIPIIKY, from the coding sequence ATGAAAAAGTTTATAACGGTCATTATTTTATTATTTAGTATTGTTTTAATATCTTGGATTGGTTCTGCTTACTGGTCTTTATATCAAATTATGCAGGCAGTTGAGAATAATCAGCCTGAAAAATTGCATAAATATATTAATTTTCCTCGAGTTCAACAAAGTTTAACTTTACAAATTGAAGAAAAATTTGTTGAAGCAATGGGGTTTGATAATGTAAGCAATCGTTATACAGTGTTAGGTAAAAAAATTAATTCTCTAATTTCTCATCAGCTTGTAGAAAATTTAGTCACACCTGAATCCATTTGCTCTTTAATGCAAGGGAATTTGTTACACGATAGTTACCTAAAGGAGCTAAATTATCTCATAGAATCTCATAATTCGATAAATCTACTAAATGGTAAAAAAAATACTAACTTAGATAAGCAGATTGTCACAAATACGGATAAAAAAATATTAAAGATTAGTATCTTAGCATGGAATAAGTTTATTGTTTATTTTGACTTAAAAAATAAATATACAACAAAAGTGACTTTACAGCCATTTGATTGGACCTGGAAAGTTGTTGATATATCAATACCTATCATCAAATATTAG
- a CDS encoding YybH family protein: MSVVFVGDEHLAQEVLFKIKQWDDAIAKLDLHAITDICEQDMKVFDVSSQIEGVVEFKCLWERYNPFFVENIKVYRKEVQIFAQSNLAFMHCYSKIDHKEPDKILNLPWCRTTLCFQKNKGQWKIAHQHISMPKSIE; encoded by the coding sequence ATGTCAGTCGTATTTGTTGGTGATGAGCATTTAGCACAGGAAGTACTGTTTAAAATCAAGCAATGGGATGATGCTATTGCAAAGTTAGATTTACATGCGATTACCGATATATGTGAGCAAGATATGAAAGTATTTGATGTTAGCTCACAAATTGAGGGTGTAGTGGAGTTTAAGTGTTTGTGGGAGCGCTATAACCCATTTTTTGTAGAAAATATCAAAGTATATAGAAAAGAAGTACAAATATTTGCTCAATCTAATTTAGCATTTATGCATTGTTATTCTAAAATTGACCATAAAGAGCCTGATAAAATTTTAAACTTACCATGGTGCAGGACAACATTATGTTTCCAAAAAAATAAAGGACAGTGGAAAATAGCACATCAACATATTTCAATGCCGAAAAGTATAGAATAA
- a CDS encoding NUDIX hydrolase, with amino-acid sequence MTFHDLYRLSSHAVILNENNQVLLLKATYSDLAWGLPGGALDLGETIHQALIRECLEELGSNIKIEYLSGVYFHSSVNSHAFIFKCYLESSIIQLSDEHSEFKWFNLSELSEIQKIRVQDCLYYNGEVKSRSF; translated from the coding sequence ATGACTTTTCATGATTTATATAGATTAAGTTCGCATGCTGTAATTTTGAATGAAAATAATCAGGTATTATTATTAAAAGCAACTTATTCAGATTTGGCTTGGGGTTTACCTGGAGGCGCTTTGGATTTAGGTGAAACTATACATCAGGCATTAATAAGAGAATGTTTAGAAGAATTGGGTTCTAATATTAAAATAGAATATTTATCTGGTGTGTATTTTCATTCTTCTGTTAATTCACATGCTTTTATTTTTAAATGTTATCTTGAGAGTTCGATCATTCAGTTGAGTGACGAACATTCTGAATTTAAATGGTTCAATTTAAGTGAGCTGAGTGAAATTCAAAAAATTAGGGTTCAAGATTGTCTTTACTATAATGGTGAAGTTAAAAGTCGAAGTTTTTAA
- the panD gene encoding aspartate 1-decarboxylase, whose product MLSRLLKAKIHRCVVTQAELHYEGSCAIDGVLLDLAGIREYEEIHMWNVTNGKRFTTYAIRGEENSGIISVNGGAALQADVGDLMIIATFGDFTEAEADVHKPRLVYANPDNTVNHTANCIPVQVA is encoded by the coding sequence ATGCTATCTCGTTTACTCAAAGCAAAAATTCACCGTTGTGTTGTAACACAAGCAGAACTTCACTATGAAGGCTCATGTGCAATTGATGGCGTTTTATTAGATTTAGCTGGTATTCGTGAATACGAAGAAATACATATGTGGAATGTGACTAACGGTAAACGTTTCACAACCTATGCTATTCGCGGTGAAGAAAACTCTGGCATTATCTCTGTTAATGGTGGTGCAGCTCTTCAAGCAGATGTTGGCGATTTAATGATTATTGCAACATTTGGTGATTTCACAGAAGCTGAAGCTGATGTACATAAACCTCGCTTAGTATATGCAAATCCGGATAACACTGTAAACCACACAGCAAACTGTATCCCTGTTCAAGTAGCTTAA
- the pth gene encoding aminoacyl-tRNA hydrolase gives MSNISLIVGLGNPGKEYAQTRHNAGFWFVERLAEQYGISLKADPKFNGISGRGNIEGQDIRLLLPTTFMNLVGKSVVPFAKFYNIPPEAILIAHDELDMNPGIIRLKTGGGHGGHNGLRDIVPHTGPNFHRLRIGIGHPGSKERVSGHVLSKAPSNEQNLMDEAIHHALSRIKLLVNGDIQQAMNQINAYKPN, from the coding sequence GTGTCAAATATTTCACTGATTGTAGGTTTGGGCAACCCTGGTAAAGAGTATGCCCAAACTCGCCATAATGCAGGCTTTTGGTTTGTAGAACGCCTTGCAGAACAATATGGCATATCCCTCAAAGCTGACCCTAAATTCAATGGAATTAGTGGTCGTGGTAATATTGAAGGTCAAGACATTCGTCTACTATTGCCAACAACATTTATGAACCTAGTCGGAAAAAGTGTTGTCCCTTTCGCAAAATTCTATAATATCCCTCCTGAAGCAATACTCATTGCTCATGATGAACTTGATATGAACCCTGGTATCATTCGCCTAAAAACAGGTGGTGGTCATGGTGGGCATAACGGTTTACGAGATATCGTTCCACATACTGGACCTAATTTCCATCGTTTACGTATAGGTATTGGTCATCCAGGCTCTAAAGAACGCGTATCTGGTCATGTACTTAGTAAAGCACCAAGTAATGAACAAAATTTAATGGATGAGGCAATTCATCATGCATTATCTCGCATTAAACTTTTGGTAAATGGTGATATTCAACAAGCCATGAATCAAATTAATGCATATAAACCAAACTGA
- the rplY gene encoding 50S ribosomal protein L25, with the protein MANFVLNAVAREEAVQGKGASRRLRLQAKVPAIIYGGEAAPVAITLELRELVKALESNTFFEEVIDINIDGKVESVKIQALQRHPSKNTPMHADFKRA; encoded by the coding sequence ATGGCAAACTTCGTATTAAATGCCGTAGCACGTGAAGAAGCAGTACAAGGGAAAGGTGCGAGCCGCCGCCTTCGTCTTCAAGCTAAAGTTCCAGCAATCATCTATGGTGGTGAAGCTGCTCCTGTTGCAATCACTCTTGAACTTCGTGAGCTTGTTAAAGCTTTAGAAAGCAATACTTTCTTTGAAGAAGTTATTGATATCAACATCGATGGTAAAGTTGAAAGCGTTAAAATCCAAGCTTTACAACGTCACCCATCTAAAAACACACCTATGCACGCTGACTTCAAACGCGCATAA
- a CDS encoding ribose-phosphate pyrophosphokinase, which produces MPNLVVFSGTAHPQFAQKVVSHLHIPLGAASVSTFSDGEIAVEITENVRGKDVFIVQPTCAPTNDNLMEILVMADALRRASAGRITAVIPYFGYARQDRRPRSTRVPITAKVVADMLTTVGIDRVVMIDLHADQIQGFFDIPVDNIYGTPALLADLRQQSHDNLMVVSPDVGGVVRARAVAKQMGDIDLAIIDKRRQKANESQVMHLIGDVKGRDCVIVDDMVDTAGTLCKAADALKTFGARRVVAYATHPVLSGKALENLKNSVIDELVVCDTIPLSEEAQEIGKIRQVSVASMVAETIRRINNEESISAMFDSYL; this is translated from the coding sequence ATGCCCAATCTTGTCGTTTTTAGTGGAACCGCGCATCCACAATTCGCTCAAAAAGTCGTTAGCCATTTGCACATTCCTTTAGGTGCTGCTTCTGTTTCTACCTTCTCTGATGGTGAAATTGCAGTAGAGATCACTGAAAATGTTCGTGGTAAAGACGTATTTATCGTACAACCTACTTGTGCCCCTACTAATGATAACCTAATGGAAATCTTAGTAATGGCCGATGCTTTGCGTCGCGCAAGTGCTGGTCGTATTACTGCCGTTATTCCTTACTTCGGTTATGCTCGTCAAGATCGTCGTCCTCGTTCTACACGTGTACCAATTACTGCTAAAGTTGTAGCAGATATGCTTACTACCGTAGGTATTGACCGTGTGGTGATGATTGACCTTCATGCAGACCAGATTCAAGGTTTCTTTGATATCCCTGTAGACAACATTTACGGTACTCCAGCATTACTTGCTGATTTACGCCAACAGTCTCATGACAACTTAATGGTTGTTTCTCCTGACGTTGGTGGCGTAGTACGTGCTCGTGCTGTTGCTAAACAAATGGGTGATATCGATCTTGCAATCATCGATAAACGTCGTCAAAAAGCGAATGAATCACAAGTGATGCATTTGATTGGTGATGTTAAAGGTCGTGACTGTGTAATTGTTGATGACATGGTAGATACTGCTGGTACCTTATGTAAAGCTGCTGATGCGCTTAAAACATTTGGTGCTCGTCGTGTAGTTGCATATGCAACTCACCCAGTATTATCAGGTAAGGCACTTGAAAACTTAAAGAATTCTGTAATTGATGAATTGGTTGTCTGTGACACCATTCCTCTTTCAGAAGAAGCTCAAGAAATTGGCAAGATTCGCCAAGTTTCAGTGGCAAGTATGGTTGCTGAAACAATTCGTCGTATTAATAACGAAGAATCTATTAGCGCAATGTTCGATTCTTATCTATAA
- the ispE gene encoding 4-(cytidine 5'-diphospho)-2-C-methyl-D-erythritol kinase — translation MIRVPSPAKLNLFLHITGRRENGYHELQSIFQLIDLCDWMEFYPTTSKKVLIDGLASVDLQNNLIYKAAQILKPFAQKQTGLKINIEKNIPMGAGLGGGSSNAATTLIVLNQIWQCGLKTEQLAQLGLQLGADVPIFVHGKNAWAEGVGEILSFIKLDQKKFIILKPDCFISTQLLFSQKTLTRDTKPTKFCAYQLKPSDFGNNFEHLARSLYPEVDEAMKYLDQFGTAKLTGTGACVFIEINEQMNIDEILKYSPCKSYLVNSLSESPLIHLEV, via the coding sequence ATGATTCGTGTACCATCACCTGCCAAACTTAATCTGTTCTTACATATTACAGGTCGTCGTGAAAATGGCTACCACGAATTACAAAGCATTTTTCAATTGATTGATTTATGCGATTGGATGGAGTTTTATCCTACTACATCTAAAAAAGTTTTGATTGATGGATTAGCCAGCGTAGATCTACAAAATAATTTAATTTACAAAGCCGCACAGATACTTAAACCGTTTGCTCAAAAGCAAACCGGTTTAAAAATCAACATTGAGAAAAATATTCCGATGGGTGCAGGCTTAGGAGGCGGTTCATCGAATGCTGCAACTACGCTTATTGTTCTCAATCAAATATGGCAATGTGGATTAAAAACAGAACAACTTGCTCAATTAGGACTACAACTTGGTGCAGATGTTCCGATATTTGTTCACGGTAAAAATGCATGGGCAGAAGGTGTTGGAGAAATACTTAGCTTCATTAAATTAGATCAAAAAAAATTCATTATCCTTAAACCTGATTGTTTTATCAGCACTCAATTACTTTTTTCACAAAAAACATTGACAAGAGACACGAAGCCTACTAAATTTTGCGCCTATCAGTTAAAGCCATCTGATTTTGGAAATAATTTCGAGCATCTAGCGAGAAGTTTATATCCTGAAGTAGATGAAGCAATGAAGTACTTAGATCAGTTCGGTACTGCAAAGCTTACAGGTACAGGTGCTTGTGTTTTTATTGAAATAAATGAACAAATGAATATTGATGAAATTTTAAAATATTCACCATGTAAATCATACTTGGTAAATAGTTTAAGTGAATCACCACTCATTCATTTAGAAGTTTAA
- the lolB gene encoding lipoprotein insertase outer membrane protein LolB: protein MPFHSRSCLAIFITSMLMLTGCQTPSLASKTSSPNIGNNDSQTVSYNQFSLQGKIGVKTPQQSGSAFFTWIQQEEQFDIELSGILGIGKTQITGEPGKVELNSSRTGLISAESPEELLLLATGWNAPITHIIDWVQARPATLETEILKDNMQRPIQFIEDGWTVDLSYKDEAVLPNRLVLKQALDSNQENRITMIIQNR, encoded by the coding sequence ATGCCATTTCATTCTAGATCATGCTTAGCCATATTCATCACAAGTATGTTAATGCTAACTGGCTGTCAAACACCTTCTCTTGCATCAAAAACATCTTCGCCCAACATTGGTAATAATGATTCTCAAACAGTGTCTTATAATCAATTTAGCTTACAAGGAAAAATCGGGGTAAAAACCCCTCAACAATCTGGTAGTGCCTTTTTCACATGGATTCAACAAGAAGAACAATTTGATATTGAACTCAGTGGCATTCTAGGCATTGGAAAAACACAAATTACAGGAGAGCCTGGAAAAGTTGAACTCAATAGTTCAAGAACAGGTCTCATTAGTGCAGAAAGCCCTGAAGAACTGCTATTACTAGCAACTGGATGGAACGCACCTATTACTCATATCATTGATTGGGTGCAAGCACGTCCAGCAACCTTAGAAACAGAAATATTAAAAGATAACATGCAACGTCCAATTCAGTTTATTGAAGATGGTTGGACGGTTGATCTTAGCTACAAAGACGAAGCTGTACTCCCTAATCGCCTTGTTTTAAAACAAGCACTTGATTCAAATCAAGAAAACCGTATTACAATGATTATCCAAAATCGTTAA
- a CDS encoding tetratricopeptide repeat protein, with translation MRQTISRLTISSTIKHYSTTFLLVGSISSSAQITAAGSDSYTYNNVKNKSIELSMIAEFALAYRDPNTALNNYTTLATQTNSTMVKQRALNIAIDLENIPSALNIVTNWVKQEPKDVPALFYLSHIALKAHEYELAAETLDKILNLDPNADLEKILAGISPETAEDRDYLINALQASKEQNNPSILVLIAALEAQNGQLEKALSTINQALKIRPKTASYILMKASILNALGDIKETIKWYKKSSKKNKNNIDIQLAEAKFLIKNNLAEDALEKLENILKQWPNNEEALFIAGLTSIDLKKYEDAETHLVELRTSAQYQNEAYYYLAVNAERKEHFETAKAYYRLVDGSLYPVSRKNMITIFNQQNQLNEALRFLTQERVNYPQYSSFLYQMQANILIQMNNKKAAIRLLDEAIQNLPDDPELVYTEVLLLDAHADREKLNDRLETLLEIEPNNPAYLNAYAYTLALQNRNLKEARKSVELALELAPEQASILDTLGLIAFLQNDFEASSQALEKAYAQSNSIKIGIRYAQSLYMLGEIDKFNQILGQLKSSFPNNPELDTLNSLLLNKQTNES, from the coding sequence TTGCGTCAAACGATTAGCCGACTAACAATTAGTTCGACAATTAAACATTATTCTACCACATTCTTACTGGTTGGTAGCATATCATCTAGCGCTCAAATTACAGCAGCTGGATCAGATTCTTATACATATAATAATGTGAAAAATAAATCAATAGAGTTGAGCATGATTGCAGAATTTGCTCTCGCTTATCGTGATCCAAATACAGCACTCAACAACTACACAACACTTGCAACCCAAACTAATTCAACCATGGTTAAGCAACGTGCATTAAATATTGCAATTGACTTAGAAAATATTCCATCAGCACTCAATATTGTCACTAATTGGGTAAAACAAGAACCCAAAGATGTCCCTGCTTTATTCTATTTATCACATATTGCATTAAAAGCACATGAGTACGAATTAGCTGCAGAAACGTTAGATAAAATTCTAAATCTCGATCCAAATGCCGATTTAGAAAAAATTTTAGCAGGGATTTCACCTGAAACTGCTGAAGATCGGGATTACTTAATTAATGCATTACAAGCAAGTAAAGAGCAAAATAATCCTTCTATTTTAGTACTTATTGCAGCACTTGAAGCACAAAATGGTCAATTAGAAAAAGCACTTTCAACAATCAATCAAGCCCTAAAAATTCGACCTAAAACAGCAAGCTATATTCTTATGAAAGCAAGTATACTCAATGCTTTAGGGGACATAAAAGAGACAATAAAGTGGTATAAAAAGTCTAGTAAAAAAAATAAAAACAATATTGATATTCAACTCGCAGAAGCAAAATTTTTAATTAAAAACAATCTTGCTGAAGATGCTCTAGAAAAATTAGAAAATATTTTAAAACAATGGCCAAATAATGAAGAAGCACTCTTTATTGCAGGTTTAACTAGTATTGATTTAAAAAAATATGAAGATGCAGAGACACATCTTGTTGAATTAAGAACTTCAGCACAATATCAAAATGAAGCTTATTATTATTTAGCAGTTAATGCTGAACGAAAAGAGCATTTCGAAACAGCAAAAGCATATTATCGCTTAGTAGATGGTAGCCTCTACCCTGTTTCACGTAAAAATATGATTACGATTTTTAATCAACAAAATCAACTTAATGAAGCCTTACGATTTCTTACCCAAGAACGTGTAAACTACCCTCAATATTCAAGTTTTTTATATCAAATGCAAGCCAACATCTTAATTCAAATGAATAATAAAAAGGCAGCAATTCGCTTATTAGATGAAGCCATTCAAAACTTACCCGATGATCCTGAATTGGTTTATACCGAAGTATTACTCTTAGATGCTCATGCAGATCGAGAAAAACTCAATGATCGATTAGAAACACTTCTTGAAATCGAACCCAATAATCCTGCATATCTAAATGCTTATGCCTATACACTAGCCTTACAAAATAGAAATCTAAAAGAAGCAAGAAAGTCTGTTGAATTAGCTTTAGAGCTTGCACCTGAACAGGCTTCTATTTTAGATACATTAGGGCTCATTGCATTTTTACAAAATGACTTTGAAGCATCTAGTCAGGCCTTAGAAAAAGCATATGCTCAAAGCAATAGTATTAAAATTGGTATTCGTTATGCACAATCTTTATACATGCTAGGTGAGATTGATAAATTTAATCAAATACTTGGACAACTAAAATCAAGTTTTCCAAACAACCCAGAACTAGACACACTCAATTCACTTCTACTCAATAAACAAACAAATGAGAGCTAA
- the hemA gene encoding glutamyl-tRNA reductase, translated as MSFFALGVNHQTASVELREQIAFNPEKLTELLQQQSHHQILNDLVVVSTCNRTEVYAMSENVDIVLHWLAHVNGIDVKQLSNHVYRYENAQAVAHLMRVASGLDSLMLGEPQILGQVKTALSLAKDADTVSSELNKIFEYAFYAAKRVRSETAVGSHAVSMGYAVAQLALQVFSKPETLTIMVVAAGEMNSLVAKHLAEMGVGKVLICNRTRARSENLAQEIAHRVDVEIIEFDQLAENLHRADVISSCTGSLHQVIHYQDVKAALKKRRYQQMLLVDLAVPRDIDSKVESLDGVYLYGVDDLQTVIEENLAQRRQAAVEAEVMVNQLATELMTHQRVKGAGQTIHAYRAEGEVLAQEELSLALSQLDSGENAEDIIRSLTHRLTQKLLHPTSILLREAAKVEDPAYLEMMQQSLKDIAENRRKVKK; from the coding sequence ATGTCTTTCTTTGCATTGGGTGTCAACCATCAAACAGCCTCAGTAGAGTTGCGAGAGCAAATTGCGTTTAACCCTGAAAAGTTAACGGAACTGCTTCAACAACAAAGTCATCATCAAATTTTAAATGATTTGGTGGTGGTGTCTACTTGTAATCGTACTGAAGTTTACGCGATGTCTGAAAATGTAGATATCGTGTTGCATTGGCTCGCCCATGTAAATGGTATTGATGTAAAACAATTGTCAAATCATGTGTATCGTTATGAGAATGCTCAAGCGGTAGCACATTTGATGCGTGTAGCAAGTGGTCTAGATTCTTTAATGCTGGGCGAACCTCAAATTTTGGGTCAAGTCAAAACAGCATTATCTTTAGCAAAAGATGCAGATACGGTTTCTTCCGAGCTGAATAAAATTTTTGAATATGCATTTTATGCAGCAAAGCGTGTTCGTTCGGAGACAGCGGTTGGAAGTCATGCAGTTTCCATGGGATATGCTGTTGCACAGTTGGCATTACAAGTATTTAGTAAGCCAGAGACATTAACCATTATGGTGGTTGCAGCGGGCGAAATGAATAGCTTAGTTGCAAAGCATTTGGCTGAAATGGGTGTTGGTAAAGTTTTAATCTGTAACAGAACACGTGCGCGTTCAGAAAATTTAGCGCAAGAAATTGCACATAGAGTTGATGTTGAGATTATTGAGTTTGATCAACTTGCTGAAAATTTACACCGTGCTGACGTTATTTCAAGTTGTACGGGAAGCTTACACCAGGTTATTCATTATCAAGATGTAAAAGCAGCGCTAAAAAAACGACGTTATCAACAAATGTTGTTAGTTGATTTGGCTGTACCTCGTGATATTGACTCTAAAGTTGAATCATTAGATGGTGTTTATTTATACGGGGTCGATGACTTACAAACAGTTATTGAAGAAAATCTTGCTCAACGACGACAGGCTGCTGTTGAAGCAGAAGTAATGGTAAATCAGCTTGCAACTGAGTTAATGACGCATCAACGTGTGAAAGGTGCAGGGCAAACCATTCATGCTTATCGTGCAGAGGGTGAGGTTTTAGCACAAGAAGAATTGTCTTTAGCTTTGTCTCAACTCGATAGCGGTGAAAATGCAGAAGATATTATTCGCTCTTTAACACATCGATTAACACAAAAATTATTACATCCTACTTCAATTTTATTAAGAGAGGCAGCGAAGGTTGAAGATCCCGCATATTTAGAAATGATGCAGCAAAGCCTTAAAGATATTGCTGAGAATAGAAGAAAAGTAAAGAAATAG